ATAATTGTAAATAAAACTATTGCAGGAACTATTATAAATAATACAGTTTGCATACTATTCGGCCTCTCAGTCTAATAATTTTGATTTATTTAATGACTTATAAATATTTTGTTTTGATTTTAGATATGTATTTTTTAAGTCATTTTTTTCAACTTTATATGTTTCTTTTAAAATTTTTTGATCTTCATAACCATTTTCTAATAATTGTTTATTGACACTTTTTCTTTTTTCTGACATTTCTCAAAACAACTCAAGTTTTTGTTCATCAGTTAAATTTTTAGTAGCTTTATTATAAAAACTATTTTTTAATTGATTTTTTAATTCTTTTCATTTCGGTTTATTTTCTGCATTAATTAAATTAAGTGTTAATTTAGATTTTCTATATTTTTTATACAATTTACAACTAATAAATGTTTTAGCTTGAAAAATTGGGACCAATTTTCATTTAATTAAAAGAGTTAAAAAATTTATATATTTTATATATATTAAATTTTCTTTTTCTAAGAATTTAATATTATTTTTTAAATTTTTAGCTATTTTTTTGTCTATATTAGTATTAAAATTTGAATCTTTATTATTTTTAATGTAACATTGTTTTTCAATATTTATAAAATATTGTTTATTACTCTGAATTGATAAATAAAATTGTTTTTTCAAGCTTTTAAAAATCGATGTTTTATTCAACTCAAGTAAATGTTCTAAATTTCAAATTTGATTTTCAAGTTCATTTTTATATTTTAAATCTATTTCTTTATTTGATAATTCTTCATTTAAAATATGTAAAAGATTATTTTTTTTGTTTATTAAGATATTTTTATACATTTTGCGATTTTCAACAAAAAAGTACTTACTTTTAATTAAAAAGTACAATCTTGTTAGTTTTTCTATAGGCTTAAACTTAGTAAAAATAACTGATATAGCTGCAAGATAGATTATTAATCCTGTAGCAATTTGTACAATAAATGAATCTAATCTTGAATCAAGAATTTGTAATGAAAATGACCCTGTTGTTAAAAATGAATAGAAAATAGAGGTAAAAATAGAACCTAATGGTGAATTATATGCAAGAAGCGAAACAGCTATCGCATCAAAACCAAGCGCTTCTGGTCCTATTGATAAAGCTAAATTATATTTTGCTAAAATGTATCATAAAAATCCTGCAATTCCTGCAAAAGTTCCTGATAATGTTAAAGCTGTAACAATTAAAGCTTTACTATTTGCTCCTGAATATCTTGTTGCATCTTTGTTTAAACCAATCATTTTAATTTTATAACCAAATGTTGTGCTTTTAAATACAAATCACATTAAAAAAGCAAAAAAGATTGCTAAAATTAAAATGATATATGCAAAATATTCTGTACTAATAAAATTAGTGTAACTTAATTTTTCTGTTGAATAAGCACCTGAAGCACTTGCTGAATTTGTAACAAATGATAAATTAGATTTTTTTAAAATTCCTGAAATAATATAAAAAATTATTCAGTTTAATAAAATTGTTGATACAACTTCATTAACATTTAAAAATGCTTTTAAAATTCCTGAAAGCATTCCTAAAACTAATGAAGTTAAAACTCCTAGAACAAACGCTAAAAC
This Mesomycoplasma neurolyticum DNA region includes the following protein-coding sequences:
- a CDS encoding ABC transporter permease, yielding MTKNLVSESWKKFTTFFCKEEKITTRRKVFNSLWAILFGVIISSIFIASIGVSPFSVLHEIYTTSISLQKNKFIITIAVFIFSSIAVGIAFKASMFNIGIPGQMMASGIISFAVIGELSKMNNPDWYILVLAFVLGVLTSLVLGMLSGILKAFLNVNEVVSTILLNWIIFYIISGILKKSNLSFVTNSASASGAYSTEKLSYTNFISTEYFAYIILILAIFFAFLMWFVFKSTTFGYKIKMIGLNKDATRYSGANSKALIVTALTLSGTFAGIAGFLWYILAKYNLALSIGPEALGFDAIAVSLLAYNSPLGSIFTSIFYSFLTTGSFSLQILDSRLDSFIVQIATGLIIYLAAISVIFTKFKPIEKLTRLYFLIKSKYFFVENRKMYKNILINKKNNLLHILNEELSNKEIDLKYKNELENQIWNLEHLLELNKTSIFKSLKKQFYLSIQSNKQYFINIEKQCYIKNNKDSNFNTNIDKKIAKNLKNNIKFLEKENLIYIKYINFLTLLIKWKLVPIFQAKTFISCKLYKKYRKSKLTLNLINAENKPKWKELKNQLKNSFYNKATKNLTDEQKLELFWEMSEKRKSVNKQLLENGYEDQKILKETYKVEKNDLKNTYLKSKQNIYKSLNKSKLLDWEAE